Proteins encoded by one window of Synechococcus sp. MVIR-18-1:
- the gloB gene encoding hydroxyacylglutathione hydrolase yields the protein MAMASTIDGIHPVAVLSDNIVWVWVHGNQAIVIDPAVSEPIIDWLDTRGLQLVAVLQTHHHSDHIGGTPGLLQRWSSAEVVAAADDLERIPFQTLSVHDGDAIELLGRPVRVMDVHAHTRAHIAYWLPEGASSTSQTSALFCGDTMFSGGCGRLFEGTPADMHRALQRLGSLPPDTLVCCAHEYTEGNLRWAAQQVPNDALITNRLQEVQAKRRSGSLTLPSSIAEEWRSNLFLRATSAEQLGRLRQHKDNWRG from the coding sequence ATGGCGATGGCCTCCACGATTGATGGCATCCACCCAGTAGCCGTCCTCAGCGACAACATCGTCTGGGTTTGGGTGCATGGCAATCAGGCCATCGTCATCGATCCTGCCGTCTCTGAACCCATCATCGACTGGCTCGACACGCGTGGGCTGCAGCTCGTCGCAGTGCTTCAGACCCATCACCACTCCGACCATATCGGCGGCACCCCTGGACTTCTTCAACGCTGGTCATCAGCTGAAGTCGTGGCCGCTGCGGACGACCTAGAGCGCATCCCATTTCAAACGCTGTCCGTCCACGACGGTGACGCCATTGAGCTCCTGGGCAGGCCCGTAAGGGTTATGGATGTGCATGCCCATACCCGAGCTCACATTGCTTACTGGTTGCCAGAGGGAGCGTCCTCAACCTCTCAGACCAGTGCGTTGTTCTGCGGCGACACCATGTTCAGCGGCGGATGTGGACGGCTCTTTGAGGGAACCCCTGCAGACATGCACCGCGCTCTGCAAAGGCTGGGGTCCCTGCCCCCAGACACCTTGGTCTGCTGCGCTCACGAATACACCGAGGGAAATCTTCGCTGGGCCGCGCAACAGGTGCCTAACGATGCCCTCATCACAAACCGACTGCAGGAGGTTCAGGCGAAACGTCGGTCAGGTTCCCTAACCCTTCCCAGCAGCATTGCCGAGGAGTGGCGCTCCAATTTGTTCTTACGGGCGACCAGCGCCGAACAATTGGGACGTCTGCGTCAACACAAAGACAATTGGAGAGGTTGA